One segment of Fructilactobacillus hinvesii DNA contains the following:
- a CDS encoding ribosome hibernation promotion factor, with protein MLTFNVRGDDVDVTDQVRQTIGDQIDQINTELADGVSAVAHVNLVSYPNQLIKAEITIIFPFLLLRGEATTNLLDTSVKNAVEQIMSQIHRYRENVNEHAEQSGHPKLFQEKASPAVMLDVVRKKRIPLKQMDSETAILQMNLLNHDFYIYKDINNETINIIYRRNDGHYGQITTES; from the coding sequence ATGCTAACTTTTAACGTGCGGGGTGACGACGTTGACGTCACGGACCAGGTTCGTCAGACCATTGGTGACCAAATTGACCAAATTAATACAGAGCTCGCGGATGGGGTTTCAGCCGTCGCTCACGTTAACCTAGTTAGTTATCCTAACCAGTTGATTAAAGCGGAAATTACGATTATTTTTCCTTTCCTCTTACTGCGCGGTGAAGCCACGACCAATCTGCTGGATACTAGCGTGAAAAACGCGGTGGAACAAATCATGAGTCAGATTCACCGCTATCGTGAGAACGTGAATGAACATGCCGAACAAAGTGGCCATCCGAAGCTCTTTCAAGAGAAAGCGAGCCCAGCGGTTATGCTGGACGTGGTGCGTAAGAAGCGGATTCCGTTAAAGCAGATGGATTCTGAAACCGCTATTTTACAAATGAATTTACTCAATCACGATTTTTACATCTATAAAGACATTAATAACGAAACCATTAATATTATTTACCGACGGAATGATGGTCATTATGGACAAATTACGACGGAAAGTTAA